CTACCAAAGTAAGCGACACACTAGCGTCCATTTTAAACAACTACGATTCAGTCATTGTACCAAAAATTCAACAAGGCTTAAATCAAATTGAAAAAGATGTAAAAAATGGTAAAAACCTGCTTGATAATGCTCAAAAGAAAATTCCAGATATCGAAAATGTTTTAAAAAATGCGAAACAGACATTAATTACTGGCCGAGGTTTTCTCAAAGAATTTCAACAAAAAATGCCACAAATCGAAAAGATCCTTGCTGAAACAACTTCGGCAATCAATACGAAGCTAGATCGTGTGATAAATGGCATTAATGAAGCAGCTAATTTTTATAAAAATGATTATCCCGCAGTGAAAGCAAAAATTCATAAAGCAGGACGTTTTATTCGAAATGATCTACCTGGTTTAGAAAAAGAAATAAATCATGCAGCTAATCTTATCCAAGAAAAAATGCCAGAATTTGAAAAAGCTGTTAATATTGCTAGTAGTTTGTCACGAAATGAATTACCACAATTTGATCATGCGATTAATAAGGCTGCTGATAAAATACGTGAATTTGACCGTGATTATGATTTGCAAGAGATTATTAAATTGCTTCGTAATGATGCAAATAAAGATAGTGAATTTATCGCAAATCCTGTGAATTTACACCAAACGGAATACTATAAAATTCCTAATTATGGTTCAGCAAGTGCGCCATTTTATACAGCGCTATGTCTGTGGGTGGGGGCACTGCTCCTTATTTCCTTGCTTCGTGTTGATGTCGCTGCCCCTGTAGGAATGTATAGTAATTATCATCGCTATTTTGGGCGTTTATTTACCTTTCTTGTCATTGGCTTTTGCCAAGCCCTTGTGGTTTCACTTGGAAATATCTTTATTCTAGGTGTAAGCATTGCTGAACCACTCTTACATGTACTTTTTAGTCTTTTTATCAGCTTTGTTTTTATGATTATCGTTTATACGCTTGTATCCTTATTCAATAATGTTGGAAAAGGCGCTGCGATTGTCTTGTTGGTTCTACAAATATCTGGTGCGGGCGGCAATTTCCCAATTCAGGTTTCACCACCGTTTTTCCAAGCTATTTACCCATTCTTGCCATTCACATATGCAGTTAGTTTGCTTAGAGAGAGTGTTGGTGGTGTTTACGGGCCTACGATGTGGACGGATCTTTCTGTCTTAGTTGGTTTTGCCGTATTATTTATCGTTTTCGGCGTGGTATTTAAAAAACCATTAGATAAAATTGTTCCTAAATTAGCGGCTAAAACAAGAAAAAGCAAGCTAATCCATTGATGGATGAGTGTATATAAGGTGAAGACTTGTCGTGAAACAAAAAACAAGTAAAGTAGATTTATATACGATTCTACTTTACTTGTTTTTTTATATAAAGGTAAGATATAATACATTGTAACGAAGGGATTTAGCTTATAGGAAAATCAAGTGCAATTGTATTTGCATGCACCTATATGCTGTAATGATGGAAAATTTACCGAATTAAAGGAGCGTTAAAATGTTAAAAAGTAAACGGGAGTATAAAACATTAGATAAGGTTGTTTATTTTAGTATTATTAAAAAAATTAATTCCGGTGAATTAAAACCTAACGAACACTTAACTGAAGAAAGGCTATCAAAAGAGTTAGGTGTTAGTCGCTCTCCAATACGTAAAGCAATTACAGCTCTTGTTGCAGAAGGTGTTCTTGATTATCGCACTTATAGCGGGGTGGTAGTAAAAGATTCTATTGTTGATTCAACCCGTTACGTTCAATCACTTGAGGTCATTGAATTATTTGTTAAGTCAACGTTAGAAAAAATCGAGCAAAAAGAAACAAATATCGATACTGCTGATTTGCGAAATTATATCCATGACATGGACCGAGCATCCTATCTTAAAGATATTGACGAATATATTTTTAATCAACATCAGTTTTTCTTAAAGCTAATTTCATTTTCGGAGAATCCTTATTATCGGGAAATGGTTAAAAAAGTTTTCTTCAATTTGACTTATTTTGCAGTAGACAGCGTTAATCAAATTCCAGAAGAAGGTCGTGACCGAACGATAAAACATTTCACGCTGATTGTTGATTTACTAGAGGCGCAAAAATATCAAGAAGTCTATGTAGAAGTTAAAAATTTATTAAATGAATTTGTTGTTAATGCTTTTCGTTGATTTGCAAAAGTGAGTACTTCTAGAAAGCATATTGCTTGTTGTAGGCGCGTGTGTTTTTCAAGCACGAAAAAAACATTCCGATTTGCAGATTTTGACCGTTTGACCGCTACATGTGATGACTGAAACCGGGGAGGGGGACCCTGTAAGAAGTTATGTGAAAGCGTTTTGAATGCCAAGATCTGCAAACGTGAATGTTTGTTATCGATAAAACTTATTTTATTTCGTCTGGGCCAAAGCCTTCTGGATGATTATCGCTGCTAAATGGATCTTCTGACGCAGATGAGAGCTCATCTTGTGGATAGATCGTGTTTCCAATGAGATCGTTATAAAATATACTATAAGAAGTAAACATATACGGATAAATGTAAAGCGAAATACCAATCCATAGAAGAAATGCTAGTAAGAGTAATGCTCCTCCTGCTGTGAGCAAACCAATACTCGCTACGTTTGTTGTAAAGCTATAATTAATAGAATGGTGTATACTGCTCGCAATAAAAACTGAGAAAAAGCTTATAAAGCCAATAATACCAACAATCAATGGAATTAAATACCAAACTAGAAAGGTCAACGAAAGCAAGAAAAAGCGACCTTTATGACCATTCATTAAATGGCGGCTCTCAGTAATAGCATCTAGTGCAGAAGTATTTGGGTTATCGCGTAAAATGAGAAATGTCTGTGAATAAGAATAGGCCTTAATAATTCCTGGTATAATGAACAGTAAGGTCCAAAGTAGAGTGAAAATTGTAACTAATACATAAGCGAGCAATGTCCTACCATAATCTCTAAAAGCACTGAACATATAGCCAACATCTGGTTGATCATGCCTACTAACAGCTAAGTAAAACCAACTTACGCCAACTGTTATAGGAGCAATAAGTAAATAAGAGCCAATAAGACCGATGAGTGGAATAAAGCCAAGTATATTAGAAGCTGCAATAATAATCACTTGACTTAGTAAAAATACGCCAATGGCACTACCCCAGCTTCCTTTAAGGGCGCTCCGTGCACTGCGCCTTACTTCTGTAATTGACATCATGATTATCTTTCCTTTCGTAAAATGTAGTTGCTTAACTAAAAATAGCATAAAAATCTCGATGAATACAGTAAAAACCATAAAATTTCATAAAAACCTCAGAAAGGGGGTTGTTTTATGAAAAAGAGGGAAAAGAAAGGTCATCTATAAATGGAGGTGCTTTTGTTTATGAAAGAAAGTAAGGTAGAGCTAGAAAACCGATTACAAGAATTAAAAAAGGAATATCAAGATGTCGCAGCCGAAGCAAACGTCATTACGGAAGACCCGCAGCTACAAAACGGGCCGATTGGCGTCTCTGAAGTTCGTTTAGATGCAATACGTAAAGAAATGAATATAATTGAAAAAAAGTTGGAAGATAAATAAATCTACACGATAATAAAACAAGCTCAATTTTTTGTTAGTTGTTTAAAAGTGTGTAGTAAAGGGGGCCTAGAAAAGTGAAGCCAATATTTGCAATAGGTGATGTACATGGTGAAATTACGTTACTAGATAGGATCTTAGAAAATTGGCAAAAAGAAAAGCAAACACTCCTTCTAGTAGGGGATTTAATCGATCGTGGTGAAAATCCTGGCGCAGTTTTAAAACGAATAAAAAAACTTAGTGAAGAGGCAGAAGTTATTGTCCTTAAAGGGAATCATGAGCAGATGTTACTTGACTGGCTAGCTGCACCCACGGAAAAAATGGCTTATTATATCAGCCAAGGCGGTATGGAAACTATTCAAACACTTTTAACACATACGATTGAAGAGAAAGTAACCCCAGATGAATTGGCTGAGCGAGTAAAAGAAGATGCCCAAGATTTAATTCAATTTGTTCAAAAACTCCCTCTTTATTATGAAGTAGGAAAATACGTGTTTGTTCATGCAGGGGTTGACTTAACGCTTTCTGATTGGCATGATACGAATCCAAAAGACTTTTTATGGATTCGTGAACCATTTTTATTCGGACAAAATAAAACGGGGAAAGTTTTTATTTTTGGTCATACCCCTGTTCAAAATTTACATAACGATAACCATATTTGGATATCAGAAGACCAAACAAGGCTTGATATTGACGGCGGTGCTGTATTTGGCGGTAGCTTAAATGCAGTTGTTGTAGAAGAGAAAATGATTACAGACAGCTTTTCTATCACTAAATAGAGTCTTCTGATGAAAAAGGACGTGGCACAATATGCGTAAAATAGCGCTCATCGTTGTTCCGACAGTGACGATGTTTATTTTAATAGCTGTTATAATCATTTTACATAATGACGAAGAAAAAGAGGATGCTAAGCTAAAGCGAACGATTATTCCAACAGTTTTTGTGCATGGATATAAAGGAACATTTAATTCTTTTGGCAATATGTTAAATCGTTTCTCTAAACAAGAAGGAAGTCGAACGATTGCCATGCGTATTAGTGTTTCACAAAAAGGGACTTTAATGGTACGTGGGAACTTGGACCCTGATCAAAAAGGTGATTCTGCAATTCAAGTAATTTTTGAAGATAATCGGGCAAGCCTTGCTAGACAAACTTTATGGATGCAAAATGTTATGCAATATTTACGCAAAAAAGAAGAAATCAAAAAAATCAACTTAGTAGGTCATTCAATGGGAGGTCTTGCTATTTTAAATTATCTTGAGACGACAAAGCTCGACCATCATTATCCAACGCCGCAAAAATTTATTGCGATTGCCACACCATTTAATGGTATAAATAAAGCTGATTACTTTAAGCTGCAAAAAGATCCAGCTGCTCATGATCTAAAAACAGGCTCTAGTGCGTTAAAACTTTTACAGCAAAAAAAACGGAACATACCAAAAAATATTAAAATGTTGGCGATTGCTGGCGAGCATAGTGGCTTGGATTCTGATGGACTTGTTCAGGTGAAAAGTGTTTTCTTTGCAAAGAATTTTTTTCCAAAAGAAGCTTATCAAGAACGACTTGTTAAAGGACCAGATATCACACATAGCGGTTTGCATGAAAATAACCAGGTTGATCAATATGTTAGCCAGTTTTTATGGAACTTGCCTGAGAAAAGTAAAAGTAAGGCTGCTATTTAAAAAAGTTAAAAGTACTTAAATGTAATAGATTTATACAGCGATGTCACTTTTAAATGTTCATAAATTTATATAATGATTGATGTTAAAGATAATTTTATTATAAAAGGAGTTTATGAAATGAAAAAGGACAAGAAAAAAGCACTAAAGATTCTTCTTGGCAGTGTGGCTGGTTTTGCTGTTCTTGGAAGCATTTGTTTGTTAAATGATGACACTGCATCTGCCCATGGCTATATCTCAAGCCCAAAAAGCCGTGTTTATGAAGGTGTTCTTGAAAAAGGACAAAATTATGATGCTGCTCTTGAAAAATATGGAAAAGCAATTACTAATCCAGCGGGTATAGAGTGGTTTAAAGGTTTCCCAGAAGCAGGTCCAAGCGATGGGCACATTGCTTCAGGTGAAGGACTTCTTAACGGAGCTATTGGAGACTATAAATTAGATACACAACAAGCGAACTACTGGAAAATGCAGGATTTAAATGGTGGACCAAACAAATTTACTTGGACTTACACTGCCCCGCATGAGACTACAAAATGGGAATACTTCATCACGAAAAAAGGTTGGGATCCTAATGCTCCACTTACAAGATCTGAATTTGAAAAAATAGCAACAATCGATCAACCTGGACATGCAACAGCAGATACCTACCCTACACATACTGTAAATCTACCTACTGATCGCAGTGGTTACTACGTTGTTTTAGCTGTGTGGACAGTTGATAATACCGATAAATCATTCTACCAAGTAGTCGATGTTAACTTGCATAACGATGGCAATGGTAGTGGCGATGAAGATACTGTAAAACCAGATAAAGTTACTGGAATCAAAGCAGAAAACATCACAACAAATTCTGCTGACATTAGCTGGAACGAAAGCAAAGACAACAAAGGCGTTACTGAATATCAAATTTATCGTGATGGCAAATTAGTCAACCGCACAGCGGATACTAAATTCCATGATACCAATCTAACAGCAAATACAACTTATCACTATACTGTAACTGCAAAAGATGCTTCAGATAACGTTTCTGATGTTAGTGATGACTACACGATGACAACAGCTAAAGCACCGGAAAATGATACAACGCCTCCTACTCCACCTACGCATTTACACGCTATGGGAGCAACTTCATCAAGTATTTCATTAATGTGGACAGCATCTACTGACAATGTTGGTGTAGAAAAATATATTATCTACCGTAATGGTGTACCTGTTGCTGAAACCAAAGAAGCAAGCTTTAACGATACTAACTTAGAAGCAGACACATACTATGTTTATTATATTTTAGCAGTAGATAAAAGTGGGAACAGATCTACTAGCACTTCAAACATTTTTATTGAAAAAACTGCCAATGCCGACAACCCACTATTCCCTGAATGGGATGCAACAAAAGTCTATAAAGGCGGCGATGTTGTATCTTACAAGGGCAAACACTACAGAGCAAAATGGGAACAAAATGGTTTAATTCCAGGTGCCGATCAATGGGGCCCTTGGGAACTTTTAAATGACTAAGTAAAAAAGCAGGGATAATTTCAAAAAAGAGTCTGGGACATAAATGCTTGTCCTAGACTCTTTTTTTATTCTTTTAATAGTAAGGTGCCATTAATAAATAAACTAATACTCCCGTAAGGCTGACATAAAGCCAAATTGGCATTGTCCAGTGAACAATTTTTTTGTGCTTTTTAACCTGCATTGTCCAACCAAAAACAAGTGCAAAAAGAGCAAGTGGAACAACGATAGCTGCTAAAAAACTATGCGTGATTAAAATAAAGAAATAAATAGGCCGAAGCACCCCTGTTCCACCAAATGTGCTTGTCTCTGCTGATAAAAAGTGGAAGGTTAAATAGGAAACTAAAAATAACAAAGTTGACACAAAAGCAGCAAGAATGAAGCCACGGTGCATCTTAATGTTTTTCTTTTTAATAATCGCCCAAAGTGCAATCAAAAGAAAAATGAATGTAAAACTGTTAAAAATCGCATTCATTCGTGGAAAAATAGTTAAATCAAAATGAACAGCACCTTGATATCCAATGGGTGAAAAAAATAGTAATAAGATAAGCACAACAGCTACAAAGGAAAAAATCATAATTGGCCAAAAATAGTTTTTATCAGATGTTGCTGAATAAAGTTTTTGATTGTCTTGCTCCATGAAAATAAACCCCTTTATTTGTTTTAATTTTTATATCCGTTTTTCTGCTTGATTATACGCTCCGTGCCAAACTGGTCCGATAAACTGATTTAAAGGAAATCCTTCTTTAATTGCTGCTGTCACAAAATCTTTTGCCTTAGAAACAGCTTCTGGAACACTCATCCCTTTGGCAAGTCCTGCTGTAATTGCTGCTGCAAATGTACAACCAGCACCGTGATTATGGCTAGCAGCGATTTTGTCCACTTCAAAGACCGTGAAATCTTGTCCATCATAAAGTAAATCAATCGCTTTCTCGCTTTTAAGTGCTTTTCCGCCCTTGATTACAACATATTTAGCACCTAGGTCAATTATTTTTTTAGCAGCAGCTTTCATATCATCTATTGTTGTCAGTTTGCCAAGTCCGGACAATTGGCCTGCTTCGAACAAATTTGGCGTTGTAATGATTGCTTTAGGAAGAAGTAAATCACGAATGGCTGTCGCATTTTCAGGTTGAATCAGTTCATCTTCGCCTTTACAAACCATAACAGGATCAATAACAACATTCTTTAAATCATATTGGTCAATCACTTCGCGTGTAGCTTTAATAATATCGATAGAACCTAGCATTCCTGTTTTCATTGCATCGACTGGGCCGCCTGAGAGAATCGTTTTAAGTTGTTCACGAACAAGTTTTGCATCAATCGGGGTGACTCCGTGGGCCCAATTGTTATCTGGATCCATCGTTACAATCGTTGTGATGGCGCTAAACCCGAATGTACCATACTCTTCAAAAGTTTTTAAATCAGCTTGAAGCCCTGCTCCACCACTTGAATCAGAACCGGCAATAGTTAATGTTTTTTTGATAGACATTTATATGACCTCCAAGATTAATGATTGTTTTTAAGCATTTGATAAATTGCCTGTGCCACACCATGATCATCATTTGTTGATGTATGGTATTTTGCTTCTTTTTTAACCTCAGCTTCAGCATTTCCCATAGCAACACTGTAACCAGCCATTTTAAGCATAGACAAGTCATTCATATTATCCCCGATAGCGAATGTTTCGTCCAGTGTTACGCCCATTTTTTCAATATAATATTGTAATGAAATGCCTTTTTGAGCTTCGCGATGTGTAATTTCGATATTGTTTGAAAATGAGGAAGTAACAGCAATATCTCTAGAAGCTGATAACGTTTCACTTGCTTGTTTTAATTTATTTTTATCTGCTGAAAAGGAGATAAGTTTTAAAATGGTGATTTCTTGATTAGAAAAAAGACGGGATATATCGTTAATTTCGCGCACGTTTTTTGATTCGAAGCGTTCCTCAATTTTTTCAATCACTTCGTCTTTTTTGGCATCGGGAAAAAATTGCTGTTGCATTTCTGTCATGAATTTTTTTCCGTAAGCTTTATCAAGCGTAATTGGACCAATATCTGTGAAAAATTCGGTGTACATATCATGTTCGTTTAATACTTGAAAAATTTTTTTGACTAGCTGTTTTTCTAGTGGATGTTGTAAGATAATTTTTCCATGTTCATCGCGAATTTCTGCCCCATTCATACAAATTGCTGGAGCATAAAGATTTGCTTGATGTGCAAGTGACATAGCATCGTCATACATTCTTCCAGTACAAAGCACGAAATGGAGCCCTTTTTCGCGAGCATACTGAATGGCGTTGACGTTTTCTTTCGCAATGCGGATAGCTGAATTAAGTAGCGTTCCATCCATGTCTGAAGCAATAACTTTTATCATAAATAAGATTCCTCCTAGATATTTCCCTATCTACTTAAGAATAGCATTTTTTAAAAGAATTTGCAGTTGAATAATCCGATATGGAGATTTTTGCGAAGTGAAAAAAATTTCGTTATAATTAAAGAAATATTGAAAAGGAAGGTGACATATGAAAACAGAAGTAGAAAAAATGCTGGCAGGAGAACCATATGATCCAGCCGATCGTGTTCTTACGCATGGACGAGACCGAGCAAGAAAATTATGTCGCACCATTAACGAAACGATTGATCTAGCGCAACGTTCTGAATTATTAAAAGGGTTACTAGCTGAAACTGGCGAAAATATATATGTCGAACCAAATTTTCGTGTCGATTATGGTTCTAATATTTATCTAGGTGAACATTTCTATGCCAACTTTGATTGTGTGATTTTAGATGTTTGCGAAGTGCGGATTGGAAAAAATTGTATGTTTGCACCGGGAGTACATGTTTATACAGCGACACATTCACTTAACCCGGCTGAAAGAAATAGCGGGTATGAATTAGGCCGCCCTGTTACAATTGGTGATAACGCCTGGATTGGTGGGCGTTCAGTTATAAATCCTGGAGTAACTCTTGGTGATAATGTTGTTGTTGGCTCTGGTTCTGTTGTCACTAAGTCTT
This DNA window, taken from Listeria sp. PSOL-1, encodes the following:
- a CDS encoding GntR family transcriptional regulator gives rise to the protein MLKSKREYKTLDKVVYFSIIKKINSGELKPNEHLTEERLSKELGVSRSPIRKAITALVAEGVLDYRTYSGVVVKDSIVDSTRYVQSLEVIELFVKSTLEKIEQKETNIDTADLRNYIHDMDRASYLKDIDEYIFNQHQFFLKLISFSENPYYREMVKKVFFNLTYFAVDSVNQIPEEGRDRTIKHFTLIVDLLEAQKYQEVYVEVKNLLNEFVVNAFR
- a CDS encoding DUF975 family protein; the protein is MMSITEVRRSARSALKGSWGSAIGVFLLSQVIIIAASNILGFIPLIGLIGSYLLIAPITVGVSWFYLAVSRHDQPDVGYMFSAFRDYGRTLLAYVLVTIFTLLWTLLFIIPGIIKAYSYSQTFLILRDNPNTSALDAITESRHLMNGHKGRFFLLSLTFLVWYLIPLIVGIIGFISFFSVFIASSIHHSINYSFTTNVASIGLLTAGGALLLLAFLLWIGISLYIYPYMFTSYSIFYNDLIGNTIYPQDELSSASEDPFSSDNHPEGFGPDEIK
- a CDS encoding Lmo0654 family protein, producing the protein MKESKVELENRLQELKKEYQDVAAEANVITEDPQLQNGPIGVSEVRLDAIRKEMNIIEKKLEDK
- a CDS encoding metallophosphoesterase family protein; this encodes MKPIFAIGDVHGEITLLDRILENWQKEKQTLLLVGDLIDRGENPGAVLKRIKKLSEEAEVIVLKGNHEQMLLDWLAAPTEKMAYYISQGGMETIQTLLTHTIEEKVTPDELAERVKEDAQDLIQFVQKLPLYYEVGKYVFVHAGVDLTLSDWHDTNPKDFLWIREPFLFGQNKTGKVFIFGHTPVQNLHNDNHIWISEDQTRLDIDGGAVFGGSLNAVVVEEKMITDSFSITK
- a CDS encoding alpha/beta hydrolase, translated to MRKIALIVVPTVTMFILIAVIIILHNDEEKEDAKLKRTIIPTVFVHGYKGTFNSFGNMLNRFSKQEGSRTIAMRISVSQKGTLMVRGNLDPDQKGDSAIQVIFEDNRASLARQTLWMQNVMQYLRKKEEIKKINLVGHSMGGLAILNYLETTKLDHHYPTPQKFIAIATPFNGINKADYFKLQKDPAAHDLKTGSSALKLLQQKKRNIPKNIKMLAIAGEHSGLDSDGLVQVKSVFFAKNFFPKEAYQERLVKGPDITHSGLHENNQVDQYVSQFLWNLPEKSKSKAAI
- a CDS encoding lytic polysaccharide monooxygenase, whose protein sequence is MKKDKKKALKILLGSVAGFAVLGSICLLNDDTASAHGYISSPKSRVYEGVLEKGQNYDAALEKYGKAITNPAGIEWFKGFPEAGPSDGHIASGEGLLNGAIGDYKLDTQQANYWKMQDLNGGPNKFTWTYTAPHETTKWEYFITKKGWDPNAPLTRSEFEKIATIDQPGHATADTYPTHTVNLPTDRSGYYVVLAVWTVDNTDKSFYQVVDVNLHNDGNGSGDEDTVKPDKVTGIKAENITTNSADISWNESKDNKGVTEYQIYRDGKLVNRTADTKFHDTNLTANTTYHYTVTAKDASDNVSDVSDDYTMTTAKAPENDTTPPTPPTHLHAMGATSSSISLMWTASTDNVGVEKYIIYRNGVPVAETKEASFNDTNLEADTYYVYYILAVDKSGNRSTSTSNIFIEKTANADNPLFPEWDATKVYKGGDVVSYKGKHYRAKWEQNGLIPGADQWGPWELLND
- a CDS encoding DUF420 domain-containing protein codes for the protein MEQDNQKLYSATSDKNYFWPIMIFSFVAVVLILLLFFSPIGYQGAVHFDLTIFPRMNAIFNSFTFIFLLIALWAIIKKKNIKMHRGFILAAFVSTLLFLVSYLTFHFLSAETSTFGGTGVLRPIYFFILITHSFLAAIVVPLALFALVFGWTMQVKKHKKIVHWTMPIWLYVSLTGVLVYLLMAPYY
- the pdxK gene encoding pyridoxine/pyridoxal/pyridoxamine kinase, whose amino-acid sequence is MSIKKTLTIAGSDSSGGAGLQADLKTFEEYGTFGFSAITTIVTMDPDNNWAHGVTPIDAKLVREQLKTILSGGPVDAMKTGMLGSIDIIKATREVIDQYDLKNVVIDPVMVCKGEDELIQPENATAIRDLLLPKAIITTPNLFEAGQLSGLGKLTTIDDMKAAAKKIIDLGAKYVVIKGGKALKSEKAIDLLYDGQDFTVFEVDKIAASHNHGAGCTFAAAITAGLAKGMSVPEAVSKAKDFVTAAIKEGFPLNQFIGPVWHGAYNQAEKRI
- a CDS encoding Cof-type HAD-IIB family hydrolase codes for the protein MIKVIASDMDGTLLNSAIRIAKENVNAIQYAREKGLHFVLCTGRMYDDAMSLAHQANLYAPAICMNGAEIRDEHGKIILQHPLEKQLVKKIFQVLNEHDMYTEFFTDIGPITLDKAYGKKFMTEMQQQFFPDAKKDEVIEKIEERFESKNVREINDISRLFSNQEITILKLISFSADKNKLKQASETLSASRDIAVTSSFSNNIEITHREAQKGISLQYYIEKMGVTLDETFAIGDNMNDLSMLKMAGYSVAMGNAEAEVKKEAKYHTSTNDDHGVAQAIYQMLKNNH
- a CDS encoding maltose acetyltransferase domain-containing protein, encoding MKTEVEKMLAGEPYDPADRVLTHGRDRARKLCRTINETIDLAQRSELLKGLLAETGENIYVEPNFRVDYGSNIYLGEHFYANFDCVILDVCEVRIGKNCMFAPGVHVYTATHSLNPAERNSGYELGRPVTIGDNAWIGGRSVINPGVTLGDNVVVGSGSVVTKSFPDNVVIAGNPACIVKHIDGSDAT